The Candidatus Aenigmatarchaeota archaeon genome has a segment encoding these proteins:
- a CDS encoding phospholipase D-like domain-containing protein produces MKKWVIILLLLILSGCVTKTGKVVQIQENINKLEVYFCPQDECGEKLENLITSANKSVHCALFDLDLKNIKNSLKRNDIDVKIVTDIKNKRQIDDLNPVFNDGYQLMHNKFCVIDGYIVLTGSFNPTENDNFLNNNNVVIIESQILSGNYEDEFMELWNKEFGAGKRVKYPFIIFENKKIENYFCPEDECSQKIIEKIGQANSSVYFMTFSFTDNRIGDMLLRLNEDGIIIKGVFEKTQENNYSEYNKLKNNGIDVKFDNNKYNMHHKVFIIDNKTVITGSYNPTKSGDERNDENILIIEDEIVAKKFLGEFERVWNYDVLIKNYCTYPEDLMISEVYYDTLGKDSEEEYVEIYNPTSDKINLDYYFISDGKNKQKLGGYIQPKEKRKFHVKIGLSNSNGYLILLKGIYQKDFVSWEGIWKLETRRGEILKRKSFNFVNCEEEWIVSSYS; encoded by the coding sequence ATGAAAAAATGGGTTATAATTTTATTGCTCCTTATTTTATCAGGGTGTGTAACAAAAACGGGAAAAGTTGTACAAATACAAGAAAATATAAATAAGTTAGAAGTTTATTTTTGTCCTCAAGATGAATGTGGGGAAAAATTGGAAAATCTTATAACAAGTGCGAATAAGTCAGTCCATTGTGCTCTTTTTGATTTGGATTTAAAAAACATAAAAAATTCCCTTAAAAGAAATGATATTGATGTTAAAATAGTGACTGATATAAAAAATAAAAGACAAATAGATGATCTAAATCCTGTTTTTAATGATGGCTACCAACTAATGCACAACAAGTTTTGTGTTATTGATGGATATATTGTGTTGACAGGATCATTTAACCCAACAGAAAATGACAATTTTTTAAACAACAACAATGTGGTCATAATAGAATCTCAAATCCTTTCAGGAAATTACGAAGATGAATTTATGGAATTGTGGAATAAAGAATTTGGTGCAGGAAAAAGAGTGAAATACCCCTTTATAATTTTTGAAAATAAAAAAATAGAAAATTATTTTTGCCCGGAAGACGAATGTTCTCAAAAAATTATAGAAAAAATAGGACAAGCAAATTCAAGTGTGTATTTTATGACTTTTAGTTTCACGGATAATAGAATAGGCGATATGCTGCTGAGGTTGAATGAGGATGGCATTATAATCAAAGGTGTTTTTGAAAAAACCCAAGAAAACAACTATTCAGAATATAATAAATTGAAAAATAACGGAATAGATGTGAAATTTGACAATAACAAATACAATATGCATCACAAAGTCTTCATAATAGACAATAAAACTGTAATAACTGGTTCCTATAACCCAACAAAATCCGGAGATGAAAGAAATGACGAAAATATTCTGATAATAGAAGATGAGATCGTAGCAAAAAAATTCCTTGGAGAATTTGAAAGAGTTTGGAATTATGATGTTTTGATTAAAAATTATTGTACATATCCCGAGGATTTGATGATATCAGAAGTTTACTATGATACATTGGGAAAGGATAGTGAGGAAGAATATGTTGAGATATACAATCCTACATCTGATAAAATAAATCTAGATTACTATTTCATCTCAGATGGAAAAAACAAGCAAAAATTGGGTGGTTATATTCAACCAAAAGAAAAAAGAAAATTTCATGTTAAAATAGGTCTTTCAAACTCAAATGGTTATCTTATTCTGCTAAAAGGAATTTACCAAAAGGACTTTGTTTCATGGGAAGGCATCTGGAAATTAGAGACCAGAAGAGGGGAAATTTTAAAAAGAAAATCTTTCAATTTTGTCAACTGCGAGGAAGAGTGGATCGTTTCTTCTTATAGTTAA
- a CDS encoding Nre family DNA repair protein, translated as MKSICLACKGRGWCGINRCPILSGIFSKIKLEKKIKKPEIFGSTPPSVFVGRYGYPQVNVGILLPSETGDTSIMDSPTVWFKEKMDITNILIYRASLVNSRRKKPVKSGKNDKFIETVQEASLSSKPIDTEVKLNKIPKFKINFDFNTTPFGPSATVEKVELAENPKVPKRVEYITSDTDLKAEEAILDLYIHGNDVYYLSKVLSVGLLGLKPQRKLVPTRWSITAVDSIISDNLLEKIKTYPEISEYLLFESNYIGNYFEVLLIPHSWMFEQVEMAVPGGLWSKNIREPSVINDYEFYHGRKTYAKDVAGAYYSGKLAVLEYLERIKRQAGVLIVREIRPEYFSEVGVWKVRETVREALTRKPLVFESLEYALKRIDMVLKIKSDFWIKKSKIIDYLKKQKRIFDYL; from the coding sequence ATGAAATCTATTTGTCTTGCTTGTAAAGGTAGGGGTTGGTGTGGCATAAATAGATGCCCTATTCTTAGTGGGATTTTTTCAAAAATTAAGCTGGAAAAAAAGATAAAAAAACCGGAAATTTTCGGTTCAACACCACCCTCGGTATTTGTCGGAAGATATGGTTATCCTCAAGTAAATGTTGGTATACTTTTACCATCTGAGACTGGAGATACTTCAATAATGGACTCTCCGACTGTATGGTTTAAAGAAAAGATGGACATAACCAACATACTCATTTACAGAGCATCCCTTGTTAATTCAAGGAGAAAGAAGCCAGTAAAGTCGGGAAAAAATGACAAATTTATAGAAACTGTTCAGGAAGCTTCGCTTTCATCTAAACCAATAGATACCGAGGTCAAGTTAAACAAGATACCAAAATTTAAAATAAATTTTGATTTTAATACGACGCCATTTGGGCCTTCTGCGACAGTTGAAAAAGTGGAGTTGGCCGAAAACCCCAAAGTCCCAAAAAGGGTTGAATATATAACTTCTGATACAGATTTAAAAGCAGAAGAGGCGATACTGGATCTTTATATACATGGAAATGATGTTTATTATTTGTCTAAGGTTCTTTCTGTTGGGCTTTTGGGGTTGAAGCCACAGAGAAAATTGGTCCCAACAAGATGGTCGATTACAGCAGTTGACTCAATAATATCGGATAATTTACTAGAAAAAATTAAAACCTATCCCGAAATATCTGAATATCTATTGTTCGAATCAAACTACATAGGAAATTACTTTGAGGTTCTTTTAATACCTCATTCATGGATGTTTGAGCAGGTTGAAATGGCTGTACCGGGGGGATTGTGGTCCAAAAATATCAGGGAACCATCTGTTATAAATGATTATGAATTTTATCATGGTAGAAAGACATATGCTAAGGATGTTGCTGGGGCCTATTATTCCGGAAAGTTAGCTGTTTTAGAATATTTGGAAAGGATCAAAAGACAAGCGGGTGTCTTAATAGTTAGGGAAATAAGGCCAGAGTATTTTTCAGAAGTGGGTGTATGGAAGGTGAGAGAAACAGTTAGAGAGGCTCTTACAAGAAAACCTCTGGTTTTTGAATCATTGGAATATGCTTTGAAAAGAATAGACATGGTGCTTAAGATAAAAAGCGATTTTTGGATCAAGAAGAGTAAAATAATTGATTACTTGAAAAAACAAAAGAGAATATTTGACTATCTTTGA
- a CDS encoding 2-phospho-L-lactate transferase CofD family protein: protein MKVVGLGGGSGTTSIVGLRNLGYDLTLIVSVVDDGGSSGVLRRANPDIIPPGDIRKPALYSSTLRETLETRLGDIRINRTDDLGKILDYYPHSMEISSKIKPYDILDIPLGIDTLRGHNLGNLILTAMMLKFGNIEGIRNFLELVDCEIGILPASEKPSTFCFMSQNSQKPEIGENLLDDFQRRSEPIVNCWLFPEVDPYQRCIERIGEADFVVISPTSIYANIVSILLIPGYQEALREKRIIWAGNIMTEWNQTAFTEYSLTGRGHLEVLRRYLGRYPDYAVVPKLKGQTLGEVFGAYEGEGASPVLYRRRDFEEVGVGYKEVNMVRVVEIEHRGQRLRVLRHDPESLAKSLDEIIKSYT, encoded by the coding sequence ATGAAAGTTGTTGGTTTAGGTGGTGGAAGTGGAACGACATCAATAGTTGGTTTAAGAAATTTGGGTTACGATTTAACCCTGATAGTTTCTGTTGTTGATGATGGAGGAAGTTCCGGTGTTTTGAGAAGAGCAAATCCCGATATTATACCACCAGGTGACATAAGAAAACCCGCTCTTTATTCATCAACCCTAAGAGAAACTCTTGAAACAAGGTTAGGAGATATTCGGATAAATAGAACTGATGATTTGGGAAAAATTTTAGATTATTATCCACATAGTATGGAAATCTCCAGTAAAATAAAACCATATGATATACTAGACATACCATTAGGTATAGATACCTTAAGAGGACACAACCTTGGAAACTTGATATTAACTGCGATGATGTTAAAATTTGGAAACATAGAAGGCATCAGAAATTTTTTGGAATTGGTTGATTGCGAGATTGGAATTTTACCAGCTTCTGAAAAACCATCCACATTTTGTTTTATGAGTCAAAATTCCCAAAAACCTGAAATTGGAGAGAATTTATTGGATGATTTTCAAAGAAGAAGTGAACCAATAGTCAATTGTTGGTTATTTCCAGAAGTTGATCCCTATCAGAGATGTATAGAAAGAATAGGAGAGGCTGATTTTGTTGTTATTTCTCCAACTAGTATCTATGCAAACATCGTATCTATACTCTTGATACCCGGTTATCAGGAAGCCCTAAGAGAAAAGAGGATAATCTGGGCTGGAAACATCATGACTGAATGGAACCAGACTGCATTTACTGAATATTCTTTGACAGGAAGAGGACATCTAGAAGTTTTAAGAAGATATCTAGGAAGATATCCAGATTACGCAGTAGTTCCAAAACTTAAAGGCCAGACTTTGGGTGAAGTATTCGGGGCCTATGAGGGCGAGGGTGCTTCACCAGTTTTATACAGAAGAAGGGATTTTGAAGAAGTGGGGGTTGGTTATAAAGAAGTAAATATGGTAAGGGTTGTTGAAATAGAACATAGGGGCCAAAGATTGAGAGTACTTAGACATGATCCGGAAAGTTTAGCAAAATCTTTGGATGAAATAATAAAAAGTTACACTTGA
- a CDS encoding NUDIX hydrolase, with protein sequence MKKYYIEKDGRIFLIKKNGKYSLPTNQEILNFELIIKHKSKDGIIFCEPILDLVSDDWVLKDNALLMEDISLEIKKCIVKSYIRPAVLGIIRRENKILMVKSSEGFTKNFWNLPGGFLSFGETPEEALIREIMEETNLKVKVIGYPKLYTYFFEQFPMLGIVYKCKIIGGKLEPKNEIREIDYKTIEFGIKNTKNFFVKAALSELK encoded by the coding sequence ATGAAAAAATACTATATAGAAAAGGATGGCCGAATTTTTTTGATTAAAAAAAATGGGAAATATAGTTTACCAACAAATCAAGAAATATTAAATTTTGAATTAATTATTAAACACAAATCCAAAGATGGAATAATTTTTTGCGAACCTATTTTGGATTTAGTAAGTGATGACTGGGTTTTAAAAGATAATGCTCTTCTTATGGAAGATATTAGTTTAGAGATTAAAAAATGTATAGTTAAATCTTACATCAGACCCGCGGTTTTGGGTATTATAAGAAGAGAAAATAAGATTTTAATGGTTAAATCTTCTGAAGGTTTTACGAAAAATTTTTGGAATTTACCAGGAGGTTTTTTGAGTTTTGGTGAAACACCAGAAGAAGCTTTAATAAGAGAAATAATGGAAGAGACAAATTTAAAAGTTAAAGTTATTGGTTATCCTAAATTATATACATATTTTTTTGAGCAATTCCCAATGTTAGGGATTGTTTATAAATGTAAAATTATTGGTGGAAAATTGGAACCAAAAAATGAGATAAGGGAAATCGATTATAAAACAATTGAATTTGGTATAAAAAATACAAAAAATTTTTTTGTCAAAGCCGCTCTTTCTGAATTAAAGTAA
- a CDS encoding DUF424 family protein → MFCYKIHRTKVEKYELVVGICDKEIVGKVLRKDPEFKVNERFYFDKECDEKKAVELLKECTIANIVGKRIVKLALDRNFITKENIILIKGIPHAQIVK, encoded by the coding sequence ATGTTCTGCTACAAAATTCATAGGACTAAAGTAGAAAAGTACGAGTTAGTCGTTGGTATATGCGACAAGGAAATCGTCGGAAAAGTTTTGAGAAAGGATCCCGAATTCAAGGTGAATGAAAGATTCTATTTTGATAAGGAATGTGATGAAAAGAAGGCTGTGGAACTTTTGAAGGAGTGCACCATAGCAAATATTGTAGGGAAGAGAATAGTAAAATTAGCACTTGATAGAAATTTTATTACAAAAGAAAACATTATTCTAATTAAAGGTATACCCCATGCTCAAATTGTCAAATAA
- the cutA gene encoding divalent cation tolerance protein CutA, whose translation MKIVLTTCPPKNFKKIRDQILNEKLSTCVLEIKLNGSSYWWDGKILKDDKEVLCLFKTSDKLVPKLMKRIKELHPYKVPFIGVLNVEKINEEYLKWLKEVLVIY comes from the coding sequence ATGAAGATTGTCTTGACCACATGTCCACCAAAAAATTTCAAGAAAATAAGAGATCAAATATTGAATGAAAAATTATCCACTTGTGTCCTGGAAATTAAACTTAATGGAAGTAGTTATTGGTGGGACGGGAAAATTTTAAAAGATGATAAAGAAGTTCTATGCTTATTCAAAACATCAGATAAATTGGTCCCTAAATTAATGAAAAGAATCAAAGAATTACATCCCTATAAAGTCCCATTTATAGGAGTTTTGAATGTTGAAAAAATAAATGAAGAATATTTAAAATGGTTGAAAGAAGTTTTGGTGATTTATTGA
- a CDS encoding MBL fold metallo-hydrolase — protein sequence MTKITFFGGLNEIGGNKILIEDGDTRIFFDFGLSFSDYGKFFSEFLKPRKCNGIGDFLEFGLIPDLKGLYREDYLRHMGRKKEEKEFDGVFLSHAHLDHSGLIPYLREDLTIYSSEPTYFILKAMDETNSGDLNEFTTITETFGTYINKKGLISRKNAKNSPEIKRERPYKIFEYGKKIKVDSIEILPFNVDHSLPGATGYIIYTSSGIIVYTGDFRFHGRNGEKSKGFMEFCSREKPDVLIIEGTRVDETERKDESDVEKGVIKNSSKKGLTVCNWPTRDIDRMISFFNASRYLEKKLVINMRQAYLLNLLESCNDVEIPPLDEVEIYAQRKSWGLIGSDWDKKIINEDYESWERELLEDSLCYKDIRAEQENYMFFCSNFDLKDLIDIKPSKDSVYIKSVCEPFDIEMEIDWNRIKNWIDHFGLELFKVHSSGHASGPELKNFVKNVEPKYIFPIHTQNYNQFHSWFKEKTKVFNVNSFDL from the coding sequence ATGACTAAAATTACTTTCTTCGGTGGATTAAATGAAATTGGTGGCAATAAGATATTAATCGAAGATGGGGATACTAGAATATTTTTTGATTTTGGCCTTAGTTTCAGCGATTATGGAAAATTTTTCTCAGAATTCTTAAAGCCAAGAAAATGCAATGGTATTGGTGATTTTCTTGAATTTGGTTTGATTCCGGATTTAAAGGGGTTGTATAGAGAAGACTATCTTAGGCATATGGGTAGAAAAAAAGAGGAAAAGGAATTTGATGGTGTTTTTTTATCCCATGCACACCTGGATCATTCAGGTCTAATACCCTATTTAAGAGAGGATTTAACAATTTACTCCTCAGAACCAACATATTTTATCCTAAAGGCTATGGATGAGACAAATAGTGGGGATTTGAATGAATTTACAACAATAACGGAAACCTTCGGCACATACATAAATAAAAAGGGATTAATAAGCAGAAAAAATGCAAAGAACAGTCCGGAAATAAAGAGGGAAAGGCCTTATAAAATATTTGAATATGGAAAAAAAATCAAAGTTGATAGCATAGAGATTCTTCCTTTTAATGTTGATCACAGTCTCCCAGGTGCAACCGGATATATAATCTATACGTCATCTGGAATCATAGTCTATACCGGAGATTTCAGGTTTCACGGAAGAAATGGTGAAAAATCAAAAGGGTTTATGGAATTTTGTTCAAGAGAAAAACCAGATGTTCTAATAATTGAAGGAACAAGAGTTGATGAAACTGAAAGAAAAGATGAATCCGATGTTGAAAAGGGGGTTATCAAAAATTCCTCAAAAAAAGGTTTAACTGTCTGCAACTGGCCAACAAGGGATATAGATAGGATGATTTCCTTTTTCAATGCATCAAGATATCTTGAAAAAAAATTGGTTATAAACATGAGACAAGCATATCTTCTTAATTTATTGGAAAGTTGCAATGATGTGGAAATCCCACCTTTGGATGAAGTGGAAATATATGCCCAAAGAAAATCATGGGGCCTTATAGGTAGTGATTGGGACAAAAAAATTATAAATGAGGATTATGAATCATGGGAAAGGGAATTATTGGAAGATTCCTTGTGTTATAAGGATATAAGAGCCGAACAAGAAAATTATATGTTCTTTTGTAGTAATTTTGATCTTAAAGACTTGATAGACATAAAACCATCCAAAGATTCTGTATACATAAAATCAGTATGTGAACCTTTTGATATTGAAATGGAGATTGATTGGAACAGAATCAAAAATTGGATAGATCACTTTGGTCTTGAACTTTTTAAAGTACATTCATCAGGACATGCATCAGGACCAGAATTGAAGAACTTCGTGAAAAATGTTGAACCAAAATACATATTTCCAATTCATACCCAAAATTACAATCAATTTCACAGTTGGTTTAAAGAAAAGACTAAGGTGTTTAATGTCAATTCTTTTGATCTTTAG
- a CDS encoding endonuclease III domain-containing protein → MLLGLYDRLFKEFGPQNWWPAETPFEVIIGAILTQQTSWKNVEKAIKNLKQSGYLNPEKLKDLEINKLEYLIKPSGYYRQKAKKIKNFIDFLWKRYDGKLGDFLDQRIDNLRNELLSIKGIGKETADSIILYAANKPIFVVDAYTVRIINRIGIFNEKEYDKVQEFFQKNLPLDVKIFNEFHALLVNLGKNYCKKKQPDCEKCPVNDICLHLRSNFNHLK, encoded by the coding sequence ATGCTTTTGGGTTTGTACGATAGGCTCTTTAAAGAATTTGGCCCACAAAATTGGTGGCCAGCTGAAACACCTTTTGAAGTTATAATTGGAGCTATTTTGACACAACAAACTTCTTGGAAAAATGTGGAAAAGGCTATTAAAAATTTGAAACAATCAGGATATCTTAACCCCGAAAAATTAAAAGATTTGGAAATAAATAAATTGGAATATTTGATAAAGCCGTCTGGATATTACAGACAAAAAGCAAAGAAAATAAAAAATTTCATAGATTTTTTATGGAAAAGATATGACGGAAAATTGGGGGATTTTCTTGACCAAAGAATTGATAATTTGAGGAATGAATTACTTAGTATAAAAGGTATAGGAAAAGAAACAGCAGACTCAATAATATTATATGCTGCTAACAAACCCATATTTGTTGTTGACGCATATACAGTTAGGATAATAAACAGAATTGGGATTTTTAATGAAAAGGAATATGATAAAGTTCAAGAATTCTTTCAAAAAAATCTTCCTTTAGATGTTAAAATATTCAATGAATTTCATGCACTTTTAGTAAATTTAGGAAAAAATTATTGCAAAAAGAAACAACCTGATTGTGAAAAATGTCCGGTCAATGATATTTGCTTGCATCTCAGATCAAATTTTAACCATTTAAAGTGA
- a CDS encoding TIM barrel protein: MKIGLKIYPYKENYKFAKKFCDLVDFIEIMAIPGEDYSYLDKFNLPVVVHNMHEGLGINLANPDKRKINRESLDFSTQLADKFDSKFIIVHSGKGENEKCSKEELIEELNLYRDKRIVLENCVFREKEVAYGYDFISMKNIISKTKSGLCLDFPHAYLSAHFLKRDPIKLIKDLTKLKPKIFHISNMYKEEAIDSHNNLCDGNLPIEDLLKFVGKNYVTMETNHDLEKTKMDIIFLRNFIKSTNE; encoded by the coding sequence ATGAAAATAGGCCTGAAAATTTATCCATACAAGGAAAATTATAAATTCGCAAAAAAATTTTGTGATTTAGTGGATTTTATAGAAATTATGGCAATACCGGGTGAGGATTATTCATATTTGGATAAATTCAATCTCCCAGTAGTTGTACATAATATGCATGAAGGTCTTGGAATTAATCTTGCAAATCCAGATAAAAGGAAAATAAACAGGGAAAGTTTAGACTTTTCAACTCAACTTGCAGACAAGTTTGATTCAAAATTTATAATAGTTCATTCTGGAAAAGGAGAAAATGAAAAATGTTCGAAAGAGGAATTAATTGAAGAACTGAATTTATATAGGGATAAAAGAATTGTATTGGAGAATTGTGTATTTAGAGAAAAAGAAGTAGCATATGGTTATGATTTCATATCCATGAAAAATATTATTTCCAAGACAAAAAGTGGATTATGTTTAGATTTCCCGCATGCATACCTATCTGCCCATTTCTTGAAGAGGGATCCAATTAAATTGATAAAGGATCTTACAAAATTAAAGCCAAAAATATTTCACATAAGCAATATGTACAAGGAAGAAGCAATAGATTCCCATAATAATCTTTGCGATGGTAATCTCCCAATAGAAGATCTCCTCAAGTTTGTCGGTAAAAACTATGTCACAATGGAAACCAATCATGATTTGGAAAAAACAAAAATGGATATTATTTTTTTAAGAAATTTTATAAAATCAACTAATGAGTAA
- a CDS encoding HAD-IA family hydrolase yields MIINTVLFDLDQTLLDFMKMKRESCRGALKSMIVAGLKINMSEGLEKLMETYIRVGIESNRAFEEFLREQMGFVDKRILEAGIKGYEETKRYFLKPYPHVIEILNFLKTKNIKLGLVTDAPREKAIERLEAMGIKNFFEVIVTFSETGVKKPDPRPFKLALRLLNSKPNESLFVGDSIEKDIKPAKK; encoded by the coding sequence ATGATAATAAACACGGTACTTTTTGATTTGGACCAGACATTGTTAGATTTTATGAAAATGAAGAGGGAATCTTGTCGAGGGGCCTTGAAATCCATGATAGTTGCTGGTTTAAAGATTAACATGAGTGAGGGGTTGGAAAAACTTATGGAGACATATATAAGAGTTGGTATAGAATCTAATAGGGCCTTTGAAGAATTTTTGAGAGAACAAATGGGTTTTGTTGACAAAAGAATATTAGAAGCTGGAATAAAAGGATATGAGGAAACAAAACGATACTTTCTCAAACCATATCCTCATGTTATTGAAATACTCAATTTTCTTAAGACAAAGAATATTAAATTGGGTTTAGTTACAGATGCCCCGAGAGAAAAAGCCATTGAAAGATTGGAAGCCATGGGAATAAAGAATTTTTTTGAAGTCATAGTCACATTTTCCGAGACAGGTGTAAAGAAGCCAGATCCAAGACCTTTTAAACTTGCTTTGAGACTGTTAAATTCAAAACCAAATGAGAGTTTATTTGTGGGTGACAGTATTGAGAAAGATATAAAGCCCGCTAAAAAATAG
- a CDS encoding NFYB/HAP3 family transcription factor subunit encodes MPEEKENINEPIEEEIDEEKANLPLPMAPIVRIMKSNLDGHKLIRKQVKEEMNKWLAKICAEISKEMNNSPYPTVDLPLFKQAVQKYENVEELKKEKERIVVALQKIKLDCDSIIRDLDRKFDVEG; translated from the coding sequence TTGCCAGAAGAAAAGGAAAATATAAATGAACCTATAGAAGAAGAAATAGATGAGGAAAAGGCTAATCTTCCATTACCCATGGCCCCAATAGTTAGGATAATGAAATCAAATTTGGATGGGCATAAACTTATAAGAAAACAGGTTAAAGAAGAGATGAACAAGTGGCTTGCAAAGATTTGTGCTGAAATAAGCAAGGAGATGAATAACAGCCCTTATCCAACCGTTGATCTACCACTTTTCAAACAAGCTGTTCAAAAATATGAAAATGTTGAAGAGTTGAAAAAGGAAAAGGAGAGAATAGTTGTGGCTTTGCAAAAAATAAAGTTAGATTGTGATTCAATTATAAGAGATCTTGATAGAAAATTTGATGTTGAGGGGTAG